Proteins from a genomic interval of Eschrichtius robustus isolate mEscRob2 chromosome 9, mEscRob2.pri, whole genome shotgun sequence:
- the SGK1 gene encoding serine/threonine-protein kinase Sgk1 isoform X3, producing the protein MTVKTEAARDTLTYSRMRGMVAILIAFMKQRRMGLNDFIQKIANNSYACKHPEVQSILKISQPQEPELMNANPSPPPSPSQQINLGPSSNPHAKPSDFHFLKVIGKGSFGKVLLARHKAEEAFYAVKVLQKKAILKKKEEKHIMSERNVLLKNVKHPFLVGLHFSFQTADKLYFVLDYINGGELFYHLQRERCFLEPRARFYAAEIASALGYLHSLNIVYRDLKPENILLDSQGHIVLTDFGLCKENIEHNGTTSTFCGTPEYLAPEVLHKQPYDRTVDWWCLGAVLYEMLYGLPPFYSRNTAEMYDNILNKPLQLKPNITNSARHVLEGLLQKDRTKRLGAKDDFMEIKNHIFFSLINWDDLINKKITPPFNPNVSGPSDLRHFDPEFTEEPVPNSIGRSPDSILLTASVKEAAEAFLGFSYAPPVDSFL; encoded by the exons ATGACGGTGAAAACCGAGGCTGCTAGGGACACCCTCACTTACTCCAGGATGAGGGGCATGGTGGCAATTCTCATCG CTTTCATGAAACAGAGAAGGATGGGCCTGAACGACTTTATTCAGAAGATTGCCAATAACTCCTATGCATGCAAACA CCCTGAAGTGCAGTCCATTTTGAAAATCTCCCAGCCTCAGGAGCCTGAGCTCATGAATGCCAACCCTTCTCCTCCA CCAAGTCCTTCTCAGCAAATTAACCTGGGCCCATCATCCAATCCTCATGCTAAACCATCTGACTTTCACTTCTTGAAAGTGATCGGGAAGGGCAGTTTTGGAAAG GTTCTCCTGGCAAGACACAAAGCCGAAGAAGCATTCTATGCAGTCAAAGTTTTACAAAAGAAAGCGATCCTGAAAAAGAAGGAG GAAAAACATATTATGTCGGAGCGGAATGTCCTCCTGAAGAACGTGAAACACCCTTTCCTGGTGGGCCTTCACTTCTCTTTCCAGACGGCTGATAAACTGTACTTTGTCCTAGACTACATTAACGGTGGAGAG TTGTTCTACCATCTCCAGAGGGAGCGATGCTTCCTGGAACCACGGGCTCGGTTCTATGCTGCTGAAATAGCCAGTGCCTTGGGTTACCTGCACTCCCTGAACATCGTTTATAG agactTAAAACCAGAGAATATCTTGCTGGATTCACAGGGACACATTGTCCTTACTGACTTCGGACTCTGCAAGGAGAACATTGAACACAATGGCACGACGTCTACCTTCTGCGGCACACCGGAG TATCTTGCACCTGAGGTGCTTCATAAGCAGCCTTATGATAGGACCGTGGACTGGTGGTGTCTGGGGGCCGTCTTATATGAGATGCTGTATGGCCTG CCTCCCTTTTATAGCCGAAACACAGCTGAGATGTACGACAACATTCTGAACAAACCCCTCCAGCTGAAGCCAAATATTACAAATTCTGCAAGACACGTCCTGGAGGGCCTCCTGCAGAAGGACAGGACAAAGAGGCTTGGTGCCAAGGATGACTTT ATGGAGATTAAGAATCACATCTTCTTCTCCCTAATTAACTGGGATGATCTCATTAATAAGAAGATTACTCCCCCTTTTAACCCAAATGTG AGTGGGCCCAGCGACCTGCGGCACTTTGATCCCGAGTTTACTGAAGAGCCGGTCCCCAACTCCATCGGTCGGTCGCCCGACAGCATCCTCCTCACAGCCAGCGTCAAGGAAGCGGCCGAGGCCTTCCTGGGCTTTTCCTACGCACCTCCCGTGGACTCCTTCCTCTGA
- the SGK1 gene encoding serine/threonine-protein kinase Sgk1 isoform X2: MGEMQGALARARLESLLRPRHKKRAEAQKRSESFLLTGLAFMKQRRMGLNDFIQKIANNSYACKHPEVQSILKISQPQEPELMNANPSPPPSPSQQINLGPSSNPHAKPSDFHFLKVIGKGSFGKVLLARHKAEEAFYAVKVLQKKAILKKKEEKHIMSERNVLLKNVKHPFLVGLHFSFQTADKLYFVLDYINGGELFYHLQRERCFLEPRARFYAAEIASALGYLHSLNIVYRDLKPENILLDSQGHIVLTDFGLCKENIEHNGTTSTFCGTPEYLAPEVLHKQPYDRTVDWWCLGAVLYEMLYGLPPFYSRNTAEMYDNILNKPLQLKPNITNSARHVLEGLLQKDRTKRLGAKDDFMEIKNHIFFSLINWDDLINKKITPPFNPNVSGPSDLRHFDPEFTEEPVPNSIGRSPDSILLTASVKEAAEAFLGFSYAPPVDSFL; the protein is encoded by the exons ATGGGGGAGATGCAGGGCGCGCTGGCCAGGGCCAGGCTCGAGTCCCTGCTCCGGCCCCGCCACAAAAAGAGGGCCGAGGCGCAGAAAAGGAGCGAGTCCTTCTTGCTGACCGGACTGG CTTTCATGAAACAGAGAAGGATGGGCCTGAACGACTTTATTCAGAAGATTGCCAATAACTCCTATGCATGCAAACA CCCTGAAGTGCAGTCCATTTTGAAAATCTCCCAGCCTCAGGAGCCTGAGCTCATGAATGCCAACCCTTCTCCTCCA CCAAGTCCTTCTCAGCAAATTAACCTGGGCCCATCATCCAATCCTCATGCTAAACCATCTGACTTTCACTTCTTGAAAGTGATCGGGAAGGGCAGTTTTGGAAAG GTTCTCCTGGCAAGACACAAAGCCGAAGAAGCATTCTATGCAGTCAAAGTTTTACAAAAGAAAGCGATCCTGAAAAAGAAGGAG GAAAAACATATTATGTCGGAGCGGAATGTCCTCCTGAAGAACGTGAAACACCCTTTCCTGGTGGGCCTTCACTTCTCTTTCCAGACGGCTGATAAACTGTACTTTGTCCTAGACTACATTAACGGTGGAGAG TTGTTCTACCATCTCCAGAGGGAGCGATGCTTCCTGGAACCACGGGCTCGGTTCTATGCTGCTGAAATAGCCAGTGCCTTGGGTTACCTGCACTCCCTGAACATCGTTTATAG agactTAAAACCAGAGAATATCTTGCTGGATTCACAGGGACACATTGTCCTTACTGACTTCGGACTCTGCAAGGAGAACATTGAACACAATGGCACGACGTCTACCTTCTGCGGCACACCGGAG TATCTTGCACCTGAGGTGCTTCATAAGCAGCCTTATGATAGGACCGTGGACTGGTGGTGTCTGGGGGCCGTCTTATATGAGATGCTGTATGGCCTG CCTCCCTTTTATAGCCGAAACACAGCTGAGATGTACGACAACATTCTGAACAAACCCCTCCAGCTGAAGCCAAATATTACAAATTCTGCAAGACACGTCCTGGAGGGCCTCCTGCAGAAGGACAGGACAAAGAGGCTTGGTGCCAAGGATGACTTT ATGGAGATTAAGAATCACATCTTCTTCTCCCTAATTAACTGGGATGATCTCATTAATAAGAAGATTACTCCCCCTTTTAACCCAAATGTG AGTGGGCCCAGCGACCTGCGGCACTTTGATCCCGAGTTTACTGAAGAGCCGGTCCCCAACTCCATCGGTCGGTCGCCCGACAGCATCCTCCTCACAGCCAGCGTCAAGGAAGCGGCCGAGGCCTTCCTGGGCTTTTCCTACGCACCTCCCGTGGACTCCTTCCTCTGA
- the SGK1 gene encoding serine/threonine-protein kinase Sgk1 isoform X4 — MKEEAIKSPLKAFMKQRRMGLNDFIQKIANNSYACKHPEVQSILKISQPQEPELMNANPSPPPSPSQQINLGPSSNPHAKPSDFHFLKVIGKGSFGKVLLARHKAEEAFYAVKVLQKKAILKKKEEKHIMSERNVLLKNVKHPFLVGLHFSFQTADKLYFVLDYINGGELFYHLQRERCFLEPRARFYAAEIASALGYLHSLNIVYRDLKPENILLDSQGHIVLTDFGLCKENIEHNGTTSTFCGTPEYLAPEVLHKQPYDRTVDWWCLGAVLYEMLYGLPPFYSRNTAEMYDNILNKPLQLKPNITNSARHVLEGLLQKDRTKRLGAKDDFMEIKNHIFFSLINWDDLINKKITPPFNPNVSGPSDLRHFDPEFTEEPVPNSIGRSPDSILLTASVKEAAEAFLGFSYAPPVDSFL; from the exons CTTTCATGAAACAGAGAAGGATGGGCCTGAACGACTTTATTCAGAAGATTGCCAATAACTCCTATGCATGCAAACA CCCTGAAGTGCAGTCCATTTTGAAAATCTCCCAGCCTCAGGAGCCTGAGCTCATGAATGCCAACCCTTCTCCTCCA CCAAGTCCTTCTCAGCAAATTAACCTGGGCCCATCATCCAATCCTCATGCTAAACCATCTGACTTTCACTTCTTGAAAGTGATCGGGAAGGGCAGTTTTGGAAAG GTTCTCCTGGCAAGACACAAAGCCGAAGAAGCATTCTATGCAGTCAAAGTTTTACAAAAGAAAGCGATCCTGAAAAAGAAGGAG GAAAAACATATTATGTCGGAGCGGAATGTCCTCCTGAAGAACGTGAAACACCCTTTCCTGGTGGGCCTTCACTTCTCTTTCCAGACGGCTGATAAACTGTACTTTGTCCTAGACTACATTAACGGTGGAGAG TTGTTCTACCATCTCCAGAGGGAGCGATGCTTCCTGGAACCACGGGCTCGGTTCTATGCTGCTGAAATAGCCAGTGCCTTGGGTTACCTGCACTCCCTGAACATCGTTTATAG agactTAAAACCAGAGAATATCTTGCTGGATTCACAGGGACACATTGTCCTTACTGACTTCGGACTCTGCAAGGAGAACATTGAACACAATGGCACGACGTCTACCTTCTGCGGCACACCGGAG TATCTTGCACCTGAGGTGCTTCATAAGCAGCCTTATGATAGGACCGTGGACTGGTGGTGTCTGGGGGCCGTCTTATATGAGATGCTGTATGGCCTG CCTCCCTTTTATAGCCGAAACACAGCTGAGATGTACGACAACATTCTGAACAAACCCCTCCAGCTGAAGCCAAATATTACAAATTCTGCAAGACACGTCCTGGAGGGCCTCCTGCAGAAGGACAGGACAAAGAGGCTTGGTGCCAAGGATGACTTT ATGGAGATTAAGAATCACATCTTCTTCTCCCTAATTAACTGGGATGATCTCATTAATAAGAAGATTACTCCCCCTTTTAACCCAAATGTG AGTGGGCCCAGCGACCTGCGGCACTTTGATCCCGAGTTTACTGAAGAGCCGGTCCCCAACTCCATCGGTCGGTCGCCCGACAGCATCCTCCTCACAGCCAGCGTCAAGGAAGCGGCCGAGGCCTTCCTGGGCTTTTCCTACGCACCTCCCGTGGACTCCTTCCTCTGA